In Longimicrobium terrae, the following proteins share a genomic window:
- a CDS encoding DEAD/DEAH box helicase family protein, producing the protein MSTKEATARIKINKLLEAAGWRFFPEDGRPASIFLEPVIALRGDDSESLGDGFQNTRRGFVDFLLVDSKGLPLAIVEAKAEDKNPLVGKEQARKYARSQNCRFVILSNGNLHYLWDLERGNPYVITSFPTEESLKSFQRGLSPNPRRLADELVGADYIVLTQRPTYEAEAGWRSQAERASYIRANSLRFLRPYQLRAIHRLQDAIRDNKDRFLFEMATGTGKTLTAAAVIKLFLRTGNAKRVLFLVDRLELEDQAKKAFTSLLSADFNTVIYKENRDDWRSAEIVVTTVQSLLFNNKYQRLFSPTDFDLVVSDEAHRSIGGNARSVFDFFVGYKLGLTATPRDYLRRFDQRNASDPREVERRLLLDTYRTFGCESGQPTFRYSLLDGVREGYLITPTVVDARTEVTTELLSAEGFVVSFTDDTGEDQHETFKQREFEKRFFSDSTNHLLCKTFLENALRDPISGELGKSIVFAVSQNHAAKLSQILNEMASLLYPGKYQSDFAVQVTSSVSDAQQFTINFANNRLCGSGNFLPAYKTSKARVCVTVGMMTTGYDCPDVLNIGLFRPIFSPTDFIQIKGRGTRTHSFTEQLLDRSTLGELSHPEKTSYKLFDFFANCEYFEAEFNYDEVLKLPRRKDLVDLYTGGGEPTVIDGAYEHLGTDILSTVREETIGGAGMKIDRMFFERFGETVRENSEIVAAVEAGQWDRVIHYVNQDVFDKPDEYYTLAKLRKAAAVDRRVSLREILEKVFGLIPQFKSKDELLEEEFVKFVADHTPDEAEAISAIRHYFKAYLTSATVREIVDQRRLTALATNPVLSTRDFKAVPPRYRTLVPEYIKDYVSLNQFAA; encoded by the coding sequence GTGTCTACGAAGGAAGCCACAGCACGTATCAAAATCAACAAACTCCTTGAAGCAGCTGGTTGGCGATTCTTCCCCGAAGATGGTAGGCCAGCGAGCATTTTCTTGGAACCAGTCATTGCACTCCGAGGGGATGACTCAGAAAGTTTAGGCGATGGCTTCCAGAATACGAGAAGGGGATTCGTCGACTTTCTGCTTGTTGACTCGAAGGGCCTCCCCTTGGCCATCGTCGAAGCGAAAGCAGAGGACAAGAATCCGCTGGTGGGGAAGGAGCAGGCCCGGAAGTATGCTCGATCACAGAACTGCAGGTTTGTGATTCTTTCGAACGGGAACCTGCACTATCTGTGGGACTTGGAACGAGGGAATCCGTACGTGATCACGAGTTTTCCCACTGAGGAGTCGCTAAAGAGCTTCCAGCGAGGCCTGTCCCCGAACCCGCGACGCTTGGCTGACGAACTAGTAGGTGCGGACTACATCGTTCTCACGCAACGGCCGACATACGAGGCCGAGGCAGGCTGGAGAAGCCAGGCCGAGCGCGCGAGCTATATAAGAGCCAATAGCCTGCGGTTTCTGCGGCCATATCAGCTTCGAGCCATCCACCGGTTGCAGGACGCAATTCGAGACAACAAGGACCGCTTCCTATTCGAGATGGCGACTGGCACAGGGAAGACACTTACTGCCGCAGCCGTCATTAAGCTGTTCCTTCGCACTGGAAATGCGAAGCGGGTACTCTTCTTGGTAGATCGTCTCGAACTCGAGGACCAAGCGAAGAAGGCTTTTACGTCGCTGTTGAGTGCCGATTTTAACACCGTGATCTACAAAGAGAATCGGGATGACTGGAGAAGCGCTGAGATCGTCGTCACGACGGTTCAATCACTTCTGTTCAACAACAAGTACCAACGCCTATTTTCGCCGACAGACTTTGATTTAGTCGTTTCCGACGAGGCTCATCGCTCGATAGGCGGAAATGCGCGAAGCGTTTTCGATTTTTTTGTCGGTTACAAGCTCGGCTTGACCGCTACGCCGCGCGATTACTTGCGTCGATTCGACCAGCGGAACGCGAGTGACCCCCGGGAGGTAGAGCGTCGCCTCTTGCTGGACACCTATCGTACCTTCGGGTGCGAAAGCGGCCAACCTACATTTCGATACTCGCTTTTGGATGGTGTACGGGAAGGTTATTTAATCACTCCCACCGTGGTCGACGCGCGTACCGAGGTTACTACCGAGCTTCTCTCCGCAGAGGGGTTTGTAGTTTCGTTCACGGATGATACCGGAGAGGATCAACACGAAACTTTCAAGCAGCGCGAATTCGAGAAGCGATTCTTTTCGGATTCCACGAACCATCTGCTTTGTAAAACCTTTTTGGAGAATGCCCTCCGCGATCCAATCAGCGGTGAGCTCGGTAAGTCGATTGTCTTTGCGGTCAGCCAGAACCACGCAGCCAAGCTCTCGCAGATTCTGAATGAGATGGCATCCCTGCTGTACCCCGGAAAATATCAGTCAGACTTCGCTGTCCAGGTGACCTCGTCAGTGTCAGATGCCCAGCAGTTCACGATCAACTTCGCGAATAACAGACTGTGCGGCTCGGGTAACTTTCTTCCGGCATATAAAACGAGCAAGGCAAGAGTATGTGTGACAGTGGGTATGATGACCACCGGTTATGATTGTCCTGACGTTCTAAATATTGGGCTGTTTAGGCCCATCTTTTCACCCACTGACTTCATCCAAATAAAAGGGCGTGGCACCCGTACACACAGCTTTACGGAGCAACTCCTCGATCGCTCAACCCTGGGTGAACTTTCCCATCCAGAAAAAACCAGTTACAAGCTTTTCGACTTCTTTGCAAATTGTGAGTATTTCGAAGCAGAGTTCAACTATGATGAAGTCTTGAAGCTTCCTCGGCGAAAAGATCTGGTAGATCTATATACGGGGGGTGGAGAGCCTACGGTGATCGATGGAGCGTATGAGCACCTCGGCACAGATATTCTCTCGACGGTTAGGGAAGAGACCATCGGTGGCGCCGGCATGAAGATCGACCGCATGTTCTTCGAGCGTTTCGGTGAGACTGTTCGCGAAAACTCCGAAATCGTAGCCGCAGTGGAGGCCGGGCAGTGGGATCGCGTCATACACTACGTGAACCAGGATGTATTCGACAAGCCAGACGAGTACTACACGTTGGCGAAGCTGCGCAAGGCTGCCGCCGTAGATCGCCGGGTTAGTCTACGGGAGATTCTGGAGAAGGTGTTTGGCTTGATTCCTCAATTCAAATCCAAGGATGAGTTACTCGAAGAGGAGTTTGTAAAGTTTGTGGCTGACCACACGCCGGACGAAGCGGAAGCCATATCTGCCATCAGGCACTACTTCAAAGCGTATCTAACCAGCGCCACCGTGCGCGAAATCGTCGATCAGCGTAGGTTGACCGCTCTTGCGACGAATCCGGTGCTCTCGACGCGCGACTTCAAAGCCGTGCCGCCGAGGTACCGGACGCTCGTGCCGGAGTACATCAAGGATTACGTGTCCTTGAACCAGTTCGCTGCATAA
- a CDS encoding TonB-dependent siderophore receptor, whose amino-acid sequence MRSLVVLGLGCAVCAAPAALHARPLTPRDTTPALTRMAADTTARIRFQIPAQPLAAALRDFARQSDLRLQVDAQAASSARSTAVSGTYTAPDALRMLLAGTGMTARIVGGETAFITRDGGDRTYAMTPVTVVSERSRGYGAPRTTTATKTDTPLRDAPQSVSVVTRQVIADQAMQGMSDVVRYVPGISMGQGEGHRDAPTIRGQSSTADFFVDGVRDDVQYLRDLYNTERVEALKGSNAMIFGRGGGGGVINRVTKEAQWAPTRAVTLEGGSFNHRRGMLDVGQGVGGNVALRFNGMYENSEGFRDQSELRRYGVNPTAALALGASTTLRAGYEYFHDDRRVDRGIPSFQGRPSRTDITTYFGNPGLSDSEVDVNSASATLEHQAGVLTIRNRARWASYDKFYQNSFPGAVTADGSQVALSAYNSSSDRENLFNQTDLLFSVNTAGIRHGFLAGAEFGRQDTDNFRNTGYYNNTAASFPVPIGSPTVNTPITFRQSATDADNRSRATVAAVYLQDQITVVPMLQLLGGVRFDRFDIDFHNNRNDEDLSRRDNLVSPRAGVIFKPMETASIYGSWSVSYLPSSGDQFGSLTATTKTLEPEEFTNREVGFKWDARSNLSLTAALYRLDRTNTTAPDPADPSRIVQTGAQRTHGWELGATGNITDNWQIVGGFARQSARIVSTTSAAKAGQRTPLVPERSWSLWNRVQVVPALGFGVGVVHQSDVFAAIDNTVTLPAFTRADAAVYLRVTRGLSVQANVENVLDERYYPTSQGNNNIMPGASRTLRLSLTTRR is encoded by the coding sequence ATGCGATCTCTGGTTGTTCTCGGCCTTGGCTGCGCGGTCTGCGCCGCCCCCGCCGCGCTCCACGCCCGGCCCCTGACGCCGCGCGACACCACGCCCGCCCTCACGCGCATGGCGGCCGACACCACGGCCCGCATCCGCTTTCAGATTCCCGCGCAGCCGCTGGCCGCCGCGCTTCGCGACTTCGCGCGGCAGAGCGACCTGCGGCTTCAGGTGGATGCGCAGGCCGCGTCGTCCGCCCGCAGCACCGCCGTGAGCGGCACGTACACGGCGCCCGACGCGTTGCGCATGCTGCTGGCGGGAACCGGCATGACGGCGCGCATCGTCGGCGGCGAAACGGCGTTCATCACCCGTGACGGCGGCGACCGCACCTACGCCATGACGCCGGTGACGGTGGTGAGCGAGCGCAGCCGCGGCTACGGCGCGCCCCGCACCACGACGGCCACGAAGACCGATACGCCGCTGCGCGATGCGCCGCAGTCGGTGAGCGTGGTGACGCGCCAGGTGATCGCCGACCAGGCCATGCAGGGGATGTCGGACGTGGTGCGCTACGTCCCGGGCATCTCCATGGGCCAGGGCGAAGGCCACCGCGACGCGCCCACCATCCGCGGCCAGTCGTCCACGGCGGACTTCTTCGTGGACGGCGTGCGCGACGACGTGCAGTACCTGCGCGACCTGTACAACACGGAGCGGGTGGAGGCGCTCAAGGGGAGCAACGCCATGATCTTCGGGCGGGGCGGCGGCGGCGGGGTCATCAACCGCGTCACCAAGGAGGCGCAGTGGGCGCCCACCCGCGCGGTCACGCTGGAAGGCGGCTCGTTCAACCACCGCCGCGGCATGCTGGACGTGGGGCAGGGCGTGGGCGGCAACGTGGCGCTGCGCTTCAACGGGATGTACGAGAACTCCGAGGGCTTCCGCGACCAGTCGGAGCTGCGCCGCTACGGCGTGAATCCCACCGCGGCGCTGGCGCTGGGCGCGAGCACCACGCTGCGCGCCGGCTACGAGTACTTTCACGACGACCGCCGGGTGGACCGCGGCATCCCCTCGTTCCAGGGGCGTCCGTCGCGCACCGACATCACCACCTACTTCGGCAACCCGGGGCTTAGCGACTCCGAGGTGGACGTGAACAGCGCGTCCGCCACGCTGGAGCACCAGGCGGGCGTGCTCACCATCCGCAACCGCGCGCGGTGGGCCAGCTACGACAAGTTCTACCAGAACAGCTTTCCCGGCGCGGTGACGGCCGACGGGTCGCAGGTGGCGCTTTCGGCGTACAACAGCAGCAGCGACCGCGAAAACCTGTTCAACCAGACGGACCTGCTGTTCAGCGTGAACACGGCGGGGATCCGCCACGGCTTCCTGGCCGGCGCGGAGTTCGGGCGGCAGGACACCGACAACTTCCGCAACACGGGCTACTACAACAACACGGCGGCCTCGTTTCCCGTGCCCATCGGCTCGCCAACGGTGAACACGCCCATCACGTTCCGCCAGAGTGCCACGGACGCGGACAACCGTTCGCGCGCCACGGTGGCGGCGGTGTACCTGCAGGACCAGATCACCGTGGTGCCCATGCTGCAGCTGCTGGGCGGCGTGCGGTTTGACCGGTTCGACATCGACTTTCACAACAACCGCAACGACGAGGATCTGAGCCGCCGCGACAACCTGGTGTCGCCGCGCGCGGGCGTGATCTTCAAGCCGATGGAAACCGCGTCCATCTACGGAAGCTGGAGCGTGAGCTACCTGCCCAGCAGCGGCGACCAGTTCGGCTCGCTGACGGCGACCACCAAGACGCTGGAGCCGGAAGAGTTCACCAACCGCGAGGTGGGCTTCAAGTGGGACGCGCGCAGCAACCTGTCGCTGACCGCCGCGCTGTACCGGCTGGACCGCACCAACACCACCGCGCCGGACCCGGCGGACCCGTCGCGCATCGTGCAGACGGGCGCGCAGCGGACGCACGGGTGGGAGCTGGGCGCCACGGGCAACATCACGGACAACTGGCAGATCGTGGGCGGGTTTGCGCGGCAGTCGGCCAGGATCGTGAGCACGACGTCGGCGGCAAAGGCCGGGCAGCGCACGCCGCTGGTGCCGGAGCGCTCGTGGTCGCTGTGGAACCGCGTGCAGGTGGTGCCGGCGCTGGGCTTCGGTGTGGGCGTGGTGCACCAGAGCGACGTGTTTGCCGCCATCGACAACACCGTCACGCTCCCCGCGTTCACCCGCGCGGACGCGGCCGTGTACCTGCGCGTGACCCGCGGGCTGAGTGTGCAGGCGAACGTGGAGAACGTGCTGGATGAGCGGTACTACCCCACGTCGCAGGGCAACAACAACATCATGCCGGGTGCCTCGCGCACCCTGCGCCTGAGCCTGACCACGCGCCGGTAA
- a CDS encoding alpha/beta fold hydrolase, giving the protein MRTRRAPAAARRITRAVLAALVTSAAATTGAPAVLHAQAQQSTMSAQTTTAPAPARSGHIQANGVSYYYQVYGQGEPVLLLHGGLGQIEMFGPVLRMLARGRQVIGVDLHGHGRTRLGSRPINLVDQGDDMATIVRELGFAQVDVMGYSMGAGVAFQFGARHPEMVRRLVLVSGSYAQDGFYPEMLPQQAMVSGAMAEQMKDTPMYQSYRAVAPDPAEFPLLLDRMGDYIRAPFDWSADVPKLTMPVMLVYGDGDMFRPEHVIRFYQMLGGGLKDAGWGRETMSRNRLAILPDLTHYEIFSAPVLATTVLPFLNGQSGAQSWAEQVQPTN; this is encoded by the coding sequence ATGCGGACCCGGCGCGCTCCGGCCGCCGCCCGCCGGATCACGCGGGCCGTGCTGGCCGCCCTCGTCACCAGCGCGGCGGCCACGACGGGCGCGCCCGCCGTACTCCACGCACAGGCGCAGCAGAGCACAATGAGCGCCCAGACCACCACCGCACCCGCCCCGGCCCGCAGCGGCCACATCCAGGCCAACGGCGTCAGCTACTACTACCAGGTCTACGGCCAGGGCGAGCCGGTGCTACTGCTTCACGGCGGGCTGGGGCAGATCGAGATGTTCGGGCCGGTGCTGCGGATGCTGGCGCGGGGGCGGCAGGTGATTGGCGTGGACCTGCACGGGCACGGCCGCACCCGGCTGGGCAGCCGTCCCATCAACCTTGTGGATCAGGGCGACGACATGGCCACCATCGTGCGCGAACTCGGCTTCGCGCAGGTGGACGTGATGGGCTACTCGATGGGCGCGGGCGTGGCGTTCCAGTTCGGTGCGCGGCATCCGGAGATGGTGCGGCGGCTGGTGCTGGTGTCCGGCAGCTACGCGCAGGACGGCTTCTATCCCGAGATGCTTCCGCAGCAGGCCATGGTCAGCGGCGCCATGGCCGAGCAGATGAAGGATACGCCCATGTACCAGTCGTACCGGGCCGTCGCGCCGGACCCGGCTGAGTTCCCGCTGCTGCTGGACCGCATGGGCGACTACATTCGCGCGCCGTTCGACTGGTCGGCGGACGTGCCGAAGCTCACCATGCCGGTGATGCTCGTCTACGGTGACGGCGACATGTTCCGCCCGGAGCACGTGATCCGCTTCTACCAGATGCTGGGTGGTGGATTGAAGGACGCGGGATGGGGCCGCGAGACCATGTCGCGCAACCGCCTGGCCATCCTCCCCGACCTGACGCACTACGAGATCTTCAGCGCCCCCGTGCTGGCCACCACCGTGCTGCCCTTTCTGAACGGGCAGAGCGGCGCGCAGAGCTGGGCCGAGCAGGTGCAGCCGACGAACTGA
- a CDS encoding N-6 DNA methylase, with protein MLDLETKRRIDTARDILVGKVPDPKSQVEQITIALIYKFMDDMDAEAEELGGQRSFFAEGFSRYGWAKLMRSGLGGHEVLNLYAEAIGKMPENPGIPLLFRDIFKNAFLPYRDPETLRAFLKVIDGFEYDHSERLGDAFEYLLSILGSQGDAGQFRTPRHIIDFVVSIVDPKKHETVLDPACGTAGFLISAYKHILQANSTQSAVQTSKAGHDATASLHSSRIPPARGDLLTPDERGRLAASFKGYDISPDMVRLSLVNLYLHGFTDPHIYEYDTLTSEDRWNEHADVIFANPPFMSPKGGIKPHTRFSIRSKRSEVLFLDYIIEHLSPTGKAGVIVPEGIHFVAQSGHETLRRTLIEKGFLLADITLPHGVFKPYASVKTHILVIDRAIARRSNSVLFVEIENDGYSQSDTREPLPLQSQLPVAKDVVLSFKEAVRTGSTWECADTSIRSYVVPKPQLLGTSTAHLLGRWHDLPNRVIHRSDVPLFTIGELCRIEDGRSPNMATTPGEFVLVVPAEERKSSQHWDFEGKAVCVPLVSSAGHGKADIKRLHYQEGRFALATTMCALFPKDETVLRPRFLYVFLSAMCTDLLVPLMCGATNVTMDSRQLSEVLIPVPEASVQDEVVESYLVETEVAAIDRVANALRQSSSRKEVIQFAERLLQDTMKLRRDAQNRANVSAFLPS; from the coding sequence ATGCTGGATCTCGAAACGAAGCGCCGCATCGACACTGCCCGTGACATTCTGGTCGGTAAGGTCCCAGATCCCAAGAGCCAGGTCGAGCAGATTACGATTGCTCTGATTTACAAGTTCATGGACGACATGGACGCCGAGGCGGAAGAACTGGGAGGGCAGCGCAGTTTCTTCGCCGAGGGCTTCTCCCGATACGGGTGGGCAAAGCTGATGCGCTCAGGCTTGGGTGGTCACGAGGTGCTGAACCTCTATGCCGAGGCGATCGGAAAAATGCCAGAGAATCCGGGCATCCCGCTACTCTTCCGTGACATCTTCAAGAATGCCTTCCTGCCGTACCGGGATCCGGAGACGCTGCGTGCATTCCTCAAGGTCATAGATGGATTCGAGTATGACCATTCGGAGCGCCTTGGTGATGCCTTTGAATATCTCTTGTCGATCTTGGGCAGCCAAGGAGACGCGGGACAATTTCGGACCCCCCGCCACATCATCGACTTCGTCGTATCGATCGTTGACCCGAAGAAGCACGAAACCGTGCTCGACCCGGCATGCGGTACAGCCGGATTTCTGATCTCAGCGTACAAGCATATCCTGCAAGCTAATAGCACTCAATCCGCAGTCCAGACCTCCAAAGCCGGCCACGATGCTACGGCGTCGCTTCACTCCTCCCGGATCCCGCCGGCGCGGGGCGATCTGCTGACCCCAGACGAACGCGGGCGTTTGGCGGCCAGCTTCAAGGGTTACGACATCTCGCCCGATATGGTGCGCTTATCGCTTGTGAACCTTTACCTGCACGGCTTCACTGACCCACACATCTATGAGTACGACACGCTGACTAGTGAAGACCGCTGGAACGAGCACGCGGACGTGATTTTTGCTAATCCTCCCTTCATGTCACCGAAGGGAGGAATCAAACCGCATACCCGATTCTCAATTCGGTCCAAACGGTCTGAAGTGCTCTTTCTTGACTACATAATCGAGCACCTCTCGCCGACAGGTAAGGCAGGGGTCATTGTGCCGGAAGGCATCCACTTCGTAGCTCAATCGGGCCATGAGACGCTCAGGCGTACTCTGATCGAAAAGGGTTTTCTCCTCGCCGACATCACGCTTCCCCATGGTGTGTTCAAGCCGTATGCAAGCGTAAAGACCCACATCCTAGTGATTGATCGAGCTATTGCACGGCGAAGCAATTCTGTTCTTTTCGTAGAAATCGAGAACGACGGATACTCGCAGTCGGATACTCGAGAACCGCTACCGCTCCAATCTCAGTTACCCGTGGCGAAAGATGTGGTCCTCTCGTTTAAGGAAGCAGTTAGAACCGGCTCGACATGGGAGTGCGCGGATACAAGTATTCGGTCGTACGTAGTCCCGAAACCGCAACTTCTAGGCACGAGTACCGCTCACCTGCTTGGCCGGTGGCATGACCTCCCCAACAGAGTCATTCATCGGAGCGATGTTCCACTGTTCACAATCGGGGAGCTTTGCCGCATCGAGGATGGGCGGTCACCAAACATGGCAACCACCCCAGGTGAGTTCGTGCTTGTTGTTCCCGCGGAAGAGCGTAAGTCATCTCAACACTGGGATTTTGAGGGTAAGGCGGTATGTGTTCCGCTGGTGTCATCGGCTGGCCACGGCAAGGCTGATATTAAGCGGCTTCACTATCAAGAAGGAAGGTTTGCATTAGCAACGACCATGTGTGCGTTGTTCCCGAAGGACGAGACTGTTCTTCGTCCTCGCTTCCTTTACGTCTTTCTTAGCGCGATGTGCACGGACCTTCTGGTACCGCTCATGTGCGGAGCGACAAATGTGACGATGGACAGCCGGCAACTTTCTGAAGTCCTAATCCCCGTTCCCGAAGCTTCGGTTCAAGATGAGGTAGTAGAATCATATCTGGTAGAAACTGAGGTCGCGGCGATTGACCGGGTCGCAAATGCACTGAGGCAATCGTCATCCCGTAAAGAAGTGATCCAGTTCGCAGAACGTCTCCTACAAGATACGATGAAACTGCGTCGCGATGCGCAGAACAGAGCTAACGTTTCGGCTTTTCTCCCCAGCTAA
- a CDS encoding alpha/beta hydrolase yields MTDEQTAETEQAPAERQRGGDEWQDYLGEDDGRHHTVVGSIKVLRGLYSPQLENERDVLVYLPPSYGRTARRYPVLYMHDGQNLFDRATSFGDEWEVDQTLESAADEGLEAIVVGLPNIGPERLNEYSPWTDRRHKQGGKGNKYVDWIVQTVKPLIDRDFRTRTDREGTGIAGSSMGGLISLYAFFKHPEVFGFTGVMSPALWFAGASIYPFVRERPFSPGRIYLDVGTSEGSEELHDVRRMKEILTQKGYKTGHDLMFIVEMGGAHNERAWARRLRRELHFLLGVPLVPQKRVREAEPL; encoded by the coding sequence ATGACGGACGAGCAGACGGCGGAGACGGAGCAGGCCCCGGCGGAGCGGCAGCGCGGCGGGGACGAGTGGCAGGACTACCTTGGGGAGGATGACGGGCGCCATCACACCGTGGTGGGCAGCATCAAGGTGCTGCGCGGCCTGTACAGCCCGCAGCTGGAAAACGAGCGCGACGTGCTCGTGTACCTGCCGCCCTCGTACGGCCGCACGGCCCGCCGCTACCCCGTGCTGTACATGCACGACGGGCAGAACCTGTTCGACCGCGCCACGAGCTTTGGCGACGAGTGGGAGGTGGACCAGACGCTGGAGTCCGCCGCCGACGAGGGGCTGGAGGCCATCGTGGTGGGGCTGCCCAACATCGGCCCGGAGCGGCTGAACGAGTACAGCCCCTGGACGGACCGCCGGCACAAGCAGGGCGGCAAGGGCAACAAGTACGTCGACTGGATCGTGCAGACGGTCAAGCCGCTGATTGACCGCGACTTCCGCACGCGCACCGACCGCGAGGGAACGGGGATCGCGGGCTCGTCCATGGGCGGGCTGATCAGCCTGTACGCGTTCTTCAAGCACCCCGAGGTCTTCGGGTTCACGGGGGTGATGAGTCCCGCGCTGTGGTTCGCGGGCGCCTCCATCTACCCGTTCGTGCGCGAGCGGCCGTTTTCGCCCGGGCGCATCTACCTGGACGTGGGCACGAGCGAGGGGAGTGAGGAACTGCACGACGTGCGGCGGATGAAGGAGATCCTGACGCAGAAGGGCTACAAGACCGGCCACGACCTGATGTTCATCGTGGAGATGGGCGGCGCGCACAACGAGCGCGCCTGGGCCCGCCGCCTGCGCCGGGAACTGCACTTCCTTCTCGGCGTCCCCCTCGTCCCGCAGAAGCGCGTGCGCGAGGCGGAACCGCTGTAG